In one Trichlorobacter lovleyi SZ genomic region, the following are encoded:
- a CDS encoding EAL domain-containing response regulator, which translates to MADSDGHITSGMILIVEDNIPFGELVAGTLREDGYQCHTVSTGAAALIWLASHPVNLLLLDYTLVDMTGEAFIAAMAEQGSQVPFVVVTGRDDSNLAVQMIKQGASDFVVKDTALLDRLPVVVSRTLQEAATMQRLCHAEQALRQSELRLARAQRIARIGSWEWDLQSNGLYFSPELFSILGYDGTAPPDVSLEWFYRQINPSDTCFVRKALSAAIESGRNLNQTFRIVTCSGEEIVVASQAELEYDSDGRPELLVGTLLDVTDRTRAEQEIHHLANYDTLTGLPNRNLLHDRLQQAIVQAARVQGSVGVLFLDLDRFKGVNELLGHRAGDQLLRTVAERLRVCVRESDTLARAGGDEFVIILSVVSDEDGISSAASKILAIISEPFVIEERELYLTASIGVAVYPTDGADVQSLLKHADLAMYQAKDMDRNNFQFFSSDLNVKVMERMVLESSLRRALERDEFQLLYQPQVDVITGSVVGFEALLRWHHPDLGTISPEKFIPLAEETGLILSIGEWVLRTACRQAKIWQDAGLRPVRMAVNLSGRQFRMKLDEIVAAILLETGFDPRWLELELTESILMRNASDNIELLQALTAMGCSLSIDDFGTGYSSLAYLKHFPLERLKIDRSFVRDVTTNPDDRAIAKIIIDMAHTLKMEVTAEGVEEREQLELLKRYGCREMQGFFFSRPVPAASAEKLLRKGITF; encoded by the coding sequence ATGGCTGATTCTGATGGCCACATAACCAGCGGGATGATCCTGATTGTTGAGGATAATATCCCTTTTGGCGAGCTGGTTGCCGGTACCCTGCGGGAAGACGGGTATCAATGCCATACCGTATCCACCGGTGCCGCTGCCCTGATCTGGCTTGCAAGCCATCCGGTCAATCTGCTGTTACTGGACTATACGCTGGTGGATATGACCGGTGAGGCATTTATTGCCGCCATGGCTGAGCAGGGCAGTCAGGTCCCTTTCGTGGTGGTGACCGGGCGGGACGATTCCAATCTGGCCGTGCAGATGATCAAACAGGGGGCCAGCGATTTTGTAGTCAAGGATACGGCCCTGCTGGACCGGCTGCCGGTAGTGGTGTCGCGTACCCTGCAGGAGGCTGCGACCATGCAGCGTCTGTGCCATGCAGAACAGGCACTGCGCCAGAGCGAGTTACGGCTCGCCCGTGCCCAGCGGATCGCCCGGATCGGCAGCTGGGAGTGGGATCTGCAGAGTAACGGCCTCTATTTTTCACCTGAACTGTTTTCGATTTTGGGCTACGACGGGACTGCCCCCCCTGATGTGTCACTGGAGTGGTTCTACCGCCAGATTAATCCGTCCGATACCTGCTTTGTCAGAAAGGCGCTGAGTGCTGCCATAGAGTCCGGCCGCAATCTGAACCAGACCTTCAGGATCGTAACCTGCTCCGGGGAAGAGATTGTGGTGGCCAGCCAGGCCGAACTGGAGTATGACAGCGACGGTCGGCCGGAGCTGCTGGTGGGCACCCTGCTGGATGTTACGGACAGGACCAGGGCCGAGCAGGAGATTCACCACCTTGCCAATTACGATACCCTGACCGGCCTGCCCAACCGCAACCTGCTGCATGACCGGTTGCAACAGGCGATTGTGCAGGCAGCACGTGTACAGGGCAGTGTCGGGGTACTCTTTCTGGATCTGGACCGTTTCAAAGGGGTGAACGAGCTGCTGGGGCATCGTGCCGGTGATCAGCTGTTGCGCACAGTCGCCGAGCGTTTGCGGGTCTGCGTCCGGGAGAGCGATACCCTGGCCAGGGCCGGAGGGGACGAGTTTGTCATCATCCTGAGTGTCGTCTCCGATGAAGATGGCATCAGCAGCGCAGCAAGCAAGATCCTTGCGATTATCTCGGAACCGTTCGTGATTGAAGAGCGGGAGCTGTATCTGACTGCCAGCATCGGGGTGGCGGTCTATCCCACCGATGGTGCCGATGTGCAGTCATTGCTCAAGCATGCCGATCTGGCCATGTACCAGGCCAAGGATATGGATCGCAACAACTTCCAGTTTTTCTCCAGTGATCTGAACGTCAAGGTGATGGAGCGGATGGTGCTGGAGAGCTCATTGCGGCGTGCCCTTGAACGGGATGAGTTCCAGCTGCTCTACCAGCCCCAGGTGGATGTCATCACCGGCAGTGTGGTCGGGTTTGAGGCGTTGCTGCGTTGGCATCATCCCGACCTGGGTACCATCTCGCCGGAAAAATTCATTCCGCTGGCTGAAGAGACCGGCCTGATCCTCTCCATCGGTGAATGGGTGTTGCGTACCGCCTGCCGTCAGGCCAAGATCTGGCAGGATGCCGGGTTAAGACCGGTCCGGATGGCAGTCAACCTCTCCGGCCGTCAGTTCAGAATGAAGCTGGACGAGATCGTGGCGGCCATCCTGCTTGAAACCGGTTTTGATCCCCGCTGGCTTGAACTGGAGCTGACCGAGAGTATCCTGATGCGTAATGCCTCGGATAACATTGAACTGCTACAGGCTCTGACTGCCATGGGGTGCAGCCTCTCCATTGACGACTTCGGCACCGGCTACTCATCGCTGGCCTATCTCAAACATTTTCCGCTGGAGCGGCTCAAGATTGATCGTTCCTTTGTGCGGGATGTCACCACCAACCCTGATGACCGGGCGATCGCCAAGATCATCATCGACATGGCCCATACCCTCAAGATGGAGGTTACCGCTGAAGGGGTTGAGGAACGTGAACAGCTGGAGTTGCTGAAGCGCTACGGCTGCCGTGAGATGCAAGGGTTTTTCTTCAGCAGGCCGGTCCCTGCTGCAAGTGCTGAAAAGCTTCTTCGCAAAGGAATCACATTCTGA
- a CDS encoding ABC transporter substrate-binding protein, which produces MILRLLLCTVLAAAMLCPPVASARERVEIAMVLWRGETEAEKGFREKLAASSDYEVAVTVFDANQSKEKLDRILAGLDHKRFRLVYTFGTMVTQAALQQTSDIPIIFNIVQRPVEGRIAASMERPGNRATGASNLVPMDSAFRTLGTLMNIRKLGFVYSSHDPAPRYQLAEIKQQQKRFGFKTFEFPIKGKEGIANTMKQVIDARVDAVIFPSDSFVKANATRIIGILNQHRIPSVVVIPEMVSENRALISLGPDYRTLGRLAADNALQVLKGNKPADLPVRVVPQLAIMINLATADRLGIHIPLQLLSVATVVR; this is translated from the coding sequence ATGATCTTGCGCCTGTTACTGTGCACCGTACTGGCAGCAGCCATGCTCTGCCCGCCAGTTGCTTCAGCCAGGGAACGGGTTGAGATTGCCATGGTGCTCTGGCGTGGTGAGACCGAAGCAGAAAAGGGATTTCGTGAAAAACTGGCCGCATCGTCCGACTACGAGGTGGCGGTTACGGTCTTTGACGCAAACCAGAGCAAGGAAAAACTGGACCGGATCCTGGCAGGGCTGGACCACAAACGCTTCCGGCTGGTCTACACCTTCGGCACCATGGTAACCCAGGCGGCCCTGCAGCAGACCAGCGACATCCCGATCATCTTCAACATCGTACAGCGTCCGGTTGAAGGCAGGATCGCTGCCAGCATGGAACGTCCCGGCAACAGGGCCACCGGCGCCTCCAACCTGGTACCGATGGACAGCGCCTTCCGCACCCTGGGCACCCTGATGAACATCCGCAAACTGGGCTTTGTCTACTCAAGTCACGATCCGGCCCCCCGCTATCAGCTGGCAGAGATCAAACAGCAACAGAAGCGGTTCGGCTTCAAGACCTTTGAGTTTCCGATCAAGGGCAAAGAGGGGATTGCCAACACCATGAAGCAGGTGATTGATGCGCGGGTTGATGCGGTGATCTTTCCTTCCGACTCCTTTGTCAAGGCCAACGCGACCCGGATCATCGGCATCCTGAATCAGCACCGGATCCCCAGCGTGGTGGTCATACCGGAGATGGTCAGCGAAAACCGGGCCTTGATCTCGCTGGGACCGGATTACCGTACCCTGGGCCGGCTTGCAGCAGACAATGCCCTGCAGGTCCTGAAAGGGAACAAACCTGCTGATCTGCCGGTTCGTGTCGTGCCGCAACTCGCCATCATGATCAATCTTGCCACCGCAGACCGGCTGGGCATCCATATCCCGCTGCAGCTGTTGTCGGTTGCCACGGTAGTGAGGTAG
- the uvrA gene encoding excinuclease ABC subunit UvrA gives MHHDQIIIKGACEHNLKCIDVTIPRDQLVVITGLSGSGKSTLAFDTIYAEGQRRYVESLSAYARQFLEQMEKPDVESIEGLSPAISIEQKTTSKNPRSTVGTVTEIYDYLRLLFARIGQPHCHSCGKPITAQTVSQMVDRILALPEGTKLLLLSPMIRGRKGEYKKELQQLRKEGFTRVVIDGQQRELAEEIELDKKKKHDIDIVVDRLVVKEGISRRLADSLETALSHAEGIVKVEVVGEKLPIIFSEKLACIECGISYPEIAPRMFSFNNPYGACPDCTGLGTRMYFDAELVIPNPLLSIREGAIAPWEKRLGSPFHQMILESLSRAYRFDLNTPFQELSETVQRVILEGTGGELLEFWWEDDRGKRHTYKKEFEGVLTNLERRYRETESEMIREELAPYMNVMPCPTCNGARLKPEALHILVGGQNIQQVTALAIRDCQQFFDQLQLSDKDQEIARRILKEIRERLGFLVNVGLDYLSLDRTSGTLSGGEGQRIRLATQIGSSLVGVLYILDEPSIGLHQRDNDRLLTTLRHLRDIGNTVLVVEHDEDTILAADYVLDMGPGAGVHGGEVVAQGTPKEIMANPASLTGRYLSGELTIPVPKKRRTAERSITIKGATENNLKGVDVEIPLGVMTCVTGVSGSGKSTLIIDTLHKVLSQRLYRSREKAGAVKDVLGLEHLDKVINIDQSPIGRTPRSNPATYTGVFSDIRDLFANLPESKVRGYKPGRYSFNVKGGRCEACSGDGILKIEMHFLPDVYVQCDVCKGARYNRETLEVLYKGKSIADVLNLTVEQALEFLGAIPRIKNKLKTLVEVGLGYITLGQSATTLSGGEAQRVKLAKELSRRATGRTIYILDEPTTGLHFADIAKLLDVLHRLVDTGNTIVIIEHNLDVIKTADWIVDLGPEGGDRGGELVAAGTPEQVAKVTRSWTGQFLRKML, from the coding sequence ATGCATCACGACCAGATCATCATCAAAGGTGCTTGCGAGCACAACCTCAAATGTATTGACGTCACCATCCCCCGTGACCAGCTGGTGGTGATTACCGGGCTATCCGGTTCCGGTAAATCCACCCTGGCCTTTGACACCATCTATGCTGAGGGGCAGCGGCGCTACGTGGAGTCGCTCTCCGCCTATGCCCGCCAGTTTCTGGAACAGATGGAAAAGCCGGATGTGGAGTCGATTGAAGGGCTCTCACCGGCCATCTCCATTGAACAAAAGACCACCTCTAAAAACCCCCGTTCCACCGTTGGCACCGTCACCGAGATATACGACTACCTGCGGCTGTTGTTTGCCCGGATCGGTCAACCCCACTGCCATAGCTGCGGCAAACCGATCACGGCCCAGACCGTCTCCCAGATGGTGGACCGGATTCTGGCGTTGCCGGAAGGAACCAAGCTGTTGCTGCTTTCTCCCATGATCCGTGGTCGCAAAGGGGAGTACAAGAAAGAGCTGCAGCAGTTGCGTAAGGAAGGCTTTACCAGGGTCGTGATTGACGGCCAGCAACGGGAACTGGCCGAAGAGATCGAGCTGGACAAGAAGAAAAAGCACGATATCGATATCGTGGTGGACCGCCTGGTGGTGAAGGAAGGGATCAGCCGTCGCCTGGCAGACTCACTTGAAACCGCCCTGAGCCATGCCGAGGGGATCGTCAAGGTGGAGGTGGTGGGGGAAAAACTGCCGATCATCTTCTCAGAGAAGCTGGCCTGCATCGAGTGCGGCATCTCGTATCCTGAAATTGCACCCCGCATGTTCTCCTTCAACAACCCCTATGGCGCCTGCCCGGACTGTACCGGTCTGGGCACCCGGATGTACTTTGATGCAGAGCTGGTGATTCCAAATCCGCTGCTTTCCATTCGGGAAGGGGCGATTGCGCCGTGGGAAAAACGGCTGGGTTCCCCCTTCCATCAGATGATTCTTGAGTCCCTGTCCCGTGCCTACCGCTTTGATCTGAATACGCCGTTTCAGGAACTGTCAGAAACCGTGCAGCGGGTGATCCTGGAGGGAACGGGCGGTGAGCTGCTTGAGTTCTGGTGGGAGGATGACCGGGGCAAGCGCCACACCTACAAGAAGGAGTTTGAAGGGGTTCTGACCAATCTGGAACGTCGCTACCGTGAGACTGAATCCGAGATGATCCGCGAGGAGCTGGCCCCCTACATGAACGTGATGCCCTGCCCCACCTGCAACGGTGCCCGCTTGAAGCCGGAGGCGCTGCACATCCTGGTGGGCGGGCAGAACATCCAGCAGGTGACAGCTCTGGCAATCCGGGACTGTCAGCAGTTTTTTGATCAGCTGCAGTTGTCCGATAAGGACCAGGAGATCGCCCGCCGGATTCTGAAAGAGATCAGGGAACGCCTGGGCTTTCTGGTCAATGTCGGGCTTGATTACCTGTCGCTGGATCGTACCTCCGGCACCCTGTCCGGTGGTGAAGGTCAGCGGATCAGACTGGCAACCCAGATCGGCTCGTCACTGGTGGGGGTGCTGTATATCCTGGATGAACCGTCCATCGGTCTGCACCAGCGGGACAATGACCGGCTGTTGACCACCCTGCGGCATCTGCGGGATATCGGCAACACCGTGCTGGTGGTGGAGCATGATGAGGATACCATTCTGGCTGCCGACTATGTGCTGGATATGGGGCCTGGCGCCGGTGTCCATGGCGGGGAGGTGGTGGCCCAGGGCACCCCCAAAGAGATCATGGCCAACCCGGCCTCCCTGACCGGGCGCTACCTGTCCGGTGAGTTGACCATTCCGGTGCCGAAGAAGCGACGTACGGCAGAACGCAGCATCACCATCAAGGGGGCCACGGAGAACAACCTGAAAGGGGTTGATGTGGAGATCCCGCTGGGGGTCATGACCTGCGTGACCGGCGTCTCCGGCTCCGGCAAATCCACCCTGATCATCGACACCCTGCACAAGGTGCTGTCCCAGCGGCTGTACCGCAGCCGTGAAAAAGCCGGTGCGGTCAAGGATGTTCTGGGGCTGGAGCATCTGGACAAGGTCATCAACATTGACCAGTCCCCCATCGGCCGCACTCCCCGCAGTAACCCGGCCACCTACACCGGCGTGTTCAGCGATATCCGCGACCTGTTTGCCAACCTGCCGGAATCAAAGGTGCGGGGCTACAAGCCGGGTCGCTACTCGTTCAACGTCAAAGGCGGACGTTGCGAGGCCTGCTCCGGCGACGGTATCCTCAAGATAGAGATGCACTTCCTGCCGGATGTCTATGTGCAGTGCGATGTCTGCAAGGGTGCCCGCTACAACCGTGAAACCCTGGAGGTGCTGTACAAAGGCAAGTCCATAGCCGATGTGCTGAACCTGACCGTGGAACAGGCACTGGAGTTCCTGGGGGCGATCCCACGGATCAAAAACAAGCTCAAGACCCTGGTTGAGGTAGGATTGGGCTACATCACCCTGGGGCAGTCTGCCACCACCCTCTCCGGCGGCGAGGCCCAGCGGGTCAAGCTGGCCAAAGAACTGTCCCGTCGTGCCACCGGACGTACCATTTACATCCTTGACGAACCGACCACCGGCCTGCACTTTGCTGATATTGCCAAGCTGCTGGATGTGCTGCACCGGCTGGTGGATACCGGCAACACCATCGTTATTATTGAACACAACCTGGATGTGATCAAGACCGCTGACTGGATTGTGGATCTTGGGCCGGAAGGTGGCGACCGGGGGGGCGAACTGGTGGCAGCCGGTACGCCGGAACAGGTGGCCAAGGTCACCCGATCCTGGACCGGCCAGTTCCTGCGGAAGATGCTGTAG
- a CDS encoding SpoIIE family protein phosphatase yields MTNRRRFRPKNIRTRILYALLGTAVISLLCFGLVSLLSMRQLGNSSLKGTIGLSQELLKISKGSLESLSQEGLLKATVDQAALIDAQFRDVENDLKVLVDSAERIWKTPGIYPHKRSYSIGEQPPDPKAASVWQIPQGVSARAVAAELQTSSAMDDFMISVLKSNSVINDCNLATPQGLFRRFPWSSNIDAAYDVRKRDWFTRALKSGKLGWSEPYVGVIARNLRVNCSAPVMKNKKIVAVIGLNVPLTTIQERIIKMRLNNQGKAYMVSQDRRILAREGLDTSSDLWNQRQKETFFSFDDQKAMPLLDKNLASGNPGIMRGILNKQDSFVAYAPISTTGWSVLFALPVEAVYAPIRPTEQAILTQTQAASSLVYRQIGVTMVIMTAVFLLLLGGVTIVSRRVAHKITAPILELESGAEIIGNGNLEHRLQVQSGDEIQQLGETFNRMAADLSRYIHDLTETTAAKERIQSELKLATDIQASLLPRIFPPFPDRSEFDLFALMEPAKEVGGDFYDFFFLDQRRICLIIGDVSDKGVPAALYMMVAKTLLKSEALRDANPAQILERTNSILALDNETSMFVTVFCAILDTDTGQLDCANAGHLPPLIQKTGTGTTYHSFSPGFVLGPMPDISYRTEQITLQPGELFLLYTDGVNEAVNPSLEEYGEKRLLDCVATHPAATPEQIIHAIRTEVQVFANGAPQSDDITMLAIRYLGKQA; encoded by the coding sequence ATGACGAATCGCAGGCGATTCCGCCCTAAAAACATCAGAACCCGTATCCTGTACGCCCTGCTGGGTACGGCCGTCATATCCCTGCTTTGTTTCGGTCTGGTGTCGTTATTGAGCATGAGACAACTGGGAAACTCTTCGCTTAAGGGAACCATAGGGCTCAGTCAGGAACTGCTCAAGATCAGCAAGGGGTCACTTGAAAGTCTGAGCCAGGAAGGACTGCTCAAGGCCACAGTTGACCAGGCGGCACTGATCGATGCCCAGTTCCGGGATGTGGAAAATGATCTCAAGGTGCTGGTGGACAGCGCCGAGCGGATCTGGAAGACACCCGGCATCTACCCCCACAAACGTTCCTACTCCATTGGCGAACAGCCGCCGGACCCGAAGGCCGCCTCTGTCTGGCAGATTCCGCAAGGTGTATCGGCACGTGCTGTTGCCGCGGAACTGCAGACATCATCCGCCATGGATGACTTCATGATCTCGGTCCTGAAGAGTAACTCGGTCATCAACGACTGCAACCTGGCCACACCGCAGGGGCTGTTCCGGCGTTTCCCCTGGTCATCAAACATCGATGCCGCCTATGACGTACGCAAACGGGACTGGTTCACCAGGGCACTGAAAAGCGGCAAGTTGGGCTGGAGCGAGCCGTATGTAGGGGTCATCGCCCGCAATCTGCGGGTCAACTGTTCTGCCCCGGTCATGAAGAACAAAAAGATCGTTGCTGTAATCGGCCTGAATGTACCGCTTACCACCATTCAGGAACGGATCATCAAGATGCGGCTCAACAACCAGGGCAAGGCCTATATGGTTTCGCAGGACCGCCGTATTCTGGCACGGGAAGGGCTGGATACCAGCAGCGATCTCTGGAACCAACGTCAGAAGGAGACCTTCTTCTCCTTTGACGACCAGAAGGCGATGCCGCTGCTGGACAAGAATCTTGCATCGGGCAACCCCGGCATCATGCGCGGCATACTCAACAAGCAGGACAGCTTTGTGGCCTACGCCCCGATCAGCACCACCGGCTGGTCGGTACTTTTTGCCCTGCCGGTTGAAGCGGTCTACGCCCCGATCCGGCCCACCGAACAGGCCATACTGACCCAGACCCAGGCCGCCAGCAGCCTGGTGTATCGCCAGATCGGCGTCACCATGGTGATTATGACGGCCGTGTTTCTACTGTTGCTCGGCGGCGTCACCATTGTCTCCCGTCGCGTGGCACACAAGATCACGGCGCCGATCCTTGAGTTGGAGAGCGGTGCAGAAATCATCGGTAACGGCAATCTGGAACACCGGTTGCAGGTGCAGAGCGGCGACGAGATACAGCAGCTGGGCGAGACCTTTAACCGTATGGCGGCTGACCTGTCCCGCTACATCCATGATCTGACCGAGACCACGGCCGCCAAGGAACGGATTCAGAGCGAGCTGAAACTGGCCACCGATATCCAGGCCTCACTGCTGCCACGTATCTTCCCTCCCTTTCCCGATCGCAGCGAGTTTGATCTGTTTGCCCTGATGGAACCGGCCAAGGAGGTGGGAGGGGATTTCTATGATTTCTTCTTCCTGGATCAGCGCAGGATCTGCCTGATCATCGGTGATGTTTCCGATAAAGGGGTGCCTGCGGCCCTCTACATGATGGTGGCCAAGACGCTGCTCAAGAGTGAGGCGCTGCGTGATGCAAATCCGGCCCAGATTCTGGAACGGACCAACTCCATCCTGGCCCTGGACAACGAGACCTCCATGTTTGTAACCGTCTTCTGTGCCATTCTGGATACCGACACCGGACAACTTGACTGCGCCAATGCCGGGCACCTGCCGCCGTTGATCCAGAAGACTGGCACCGGCACCACCTACCACAGTTTCTCCCCCGGTTTTGTGCTCGGCCCGATGCCGGATATCAGCTACCGGACCGAGCAGATCACACTGCAGCCGGGCGAACTGTTCCTGCTCTACACTGACGGCGTAAACGAGGCGGTCAATCCGAGCCTTGAAGAGTATGGTGAAAAGCGTCTGCTTGATTGTGTGGCTACACACCCCGCTGCAACGCCGGAACAGATCATCCATGCCATCCGGACCGAGGTACAGGTCTTTGCCAACGGCGCACCGCAGTCGGATGACATTACCATGCTGGCGATACGCTACCTGGGGAAACAGGCATGA
- a CDS encoding AEC family transporter: MFSNQNFLIISAVIPSFAIAFAGFWLGRLDTRRELNQKSISNLVYYFLVPSLIFSSTHKRAFDPSEFSLLFVSAIAMIALMVPVALLLKRRAGVQRNGFILPLIFMNTGNISLPIALLMFGNEGLSKSIIFHLANIFVLYSAGVFLVSGQTDLKQFLKIPALYAMIAGVAAATLPLPEAVKPALYFAGKLTDILGYGAIPLLIVNLGYSMSDIKLETLKTGIAGGIIRLAGGPMLGFGLVFIWRMTGWTPVDPTLDPLVWLGYRTSEAVIILNASMPGPVMAYLLNLKYDNCPEQAAAMVAVGTLGGIVTIPLVLQLITTLIMKAG; encoded by the coding sequence ATGTTTTCAAACCAGAATTTCCTGATCATCAGCGCCGTCATCCCCTCCTTTGCCATTGCCTTTGCCGGTTTCTGGCTGGGCAGGCTGGACACCAGGCGGGAACTGAACCAGAAGAGCATCTCAAACCTGGTCTACTATTTTCTGGTGCCGTCGCTGATCTTCTCATCCACCCACAAACGGGCCTTTGACCCGTCCGAGTTCTCACTACTGTTTGTATCGGCCATTGCCATGATCGCACTGATGGTGCCGGTGGCGCTGCTGCTGAAACGCCGTGCCGGAGTCCAGCGTAACGGCTTTATTCTGCCGCTGATCTTTATGAACACCGGCAACATCTCCCTGCCGATCGCCCTGCTGATGTTCGGCAATGAAGGGCTTTCAAAGTCAATCATCTTCCATCTGGCCAACATCTTTGTGCTGTACAGCGCCGGGGTCTTTCTGGTCAGCGGCCAGACCGATCTGAAGCAGTTTCTGAAGATTCCGGCCCTGTATGCCATGATCGCCGGTGTGGCAGCCGCAACCCTGCCGCTACCGGAAGCAGTGAAACCAGCCCTCTATTTTGCCGGCAAGCTGACCGATATCCTGGGCTATGGTGCCATACCGCTATTAATTGTTAACCTGGGTTATTCAATGAGTGATATCAAGCTGGAGACCCTGAAGACAGGGATTGCGGGAGGGATCATCCGGCTGGCAGGTGGACCGATGCTGGGATTTGGTCTGGTGTTTATCTGGCGCATGACCGGCTGGACACCGGTTGACCCAACCCTTGATCCATTGGTCTGGCTGGGCTACCGGACCTCCGAGGCGGTCATCATCCTGAACGCCTCCATGCCGGGTCCGGTCATGGCCTACCTGCTGAACCTGAAGTATGACAACTGCCCGGAACAGGCCGCTGCCATGGTGGCGGTCGGCACACTGGGGGGGATTGTTACCATACCGCTGGTACTGCAGCTGATTACCACGCTGATCATGAAGGCAGGCTAG
- a CDS encoding AEC family transporter, which yields MGAAATVIISSGATAAQFLSLRILATAIIIIVAGALMAKWEGGGQQNTLARLNSQIFIPCLIFAAMNRTPLALSEALIMGAGALFFSLCSYPLAHWWVARDPEGDRNGFISMMFGSTSTILLPLAYLLFGSQGLAKAAFFHLVNLFLIYTWGRWRAGHPPQLVAFLKTPTLHAVLLALVLKLFELELPGQLQDLLWLVEKGIGMMASGALPILLISHGYALYCLRSSGATWWSGAALIRMLWLPLVAIVLILILRVIGLAPLEKGYDLMHYLDLRTTEAILLLASALPCTISAFWRPGDSPLSNRDSSLLLSSALLSIPAFGLLVSIINRYIFNS from the coding sequence ATGGGAGCAGCAGCCACCGTCATTATCAGCAGTGGTGCCACCGCAGCACAGTTCCTTTCCCTGCGGATCCTGGCAACCGCCATCATCATCATCGTGGCCGGGGCCTTAATGGCCAAATGGGAAGGGGGAGGGCAACAGAATACCCTGGCCCGTCTGAACAGCCAGATCTTTATCCCCTGCCTGATCTTTGCAGCGATGAACCGCACCCCGCTGGCGCTATCTGAAGCGCTGATCATGGGGGCCGGAGCCCTGTTTTTCTCCCTCTGTTCCTACCCGCTGGCCCACTGGTGGGTTGCACGGGACCCGGAGGGTGACCGGAACGGTTTTATCTCAATGATGTTCGGCAGCACCAGCACCATACTGCTGCCGCTGGCCTATCTGCTCTTTGGCAGCCAGGGGCTGGCCAAGGCCGCCTTCTTCCACCTGGTAAACCTGTTTCTGATCTATACCTGGGGCCGCTGGCGCGCCGGGCACCCTCCCCAGCTGGTTGCCTTCCTGAAGACACCGACCCTGCATGCCGTGCTGCTGGCTCTGGTATTGAAACTGTTTGAACTGGAGCTTCCGGGGCAACTGCAGGACCTGCTCTGGCTGGTGGAAAAGGGGATCGGCATGATGGCGAGCGGAGCCCTGCCGATTCTGCTGATCAGCCACGGCTATGCCCTCTACTGCCTGCGAAGCTCCGGCGCAACCTGGTGGTCCGGCGCAGCGTTGATCCGCATGCTCTGGCTGCCGCTGGTGGCAATCGTGCTGATTCTGATTCTGCGGGTAATCGGGCTGGCACCGCTGGAGAAGGGGTATGACCTGATGCACTACCTTGACCTGCGCACCACCGAGGCAATCCTGCTGCTTGCCTCTGCCCTGCCCTGCACCATTTCCGCCTTCTGGCGGCCTGGCGACAGCCCACTCTCCAACCGGGATTCGTCTTTGCTGCTCTCATCAGCGCTTTTGTCGATACCCGCCTTTGGCCTGCTGGTCTCTATCATTAACCGTTATATTTTTAACTCCTGA